The following proteins are co-located in the Deltaproteobacteria bacterium genome:
- a CDS encoding iron-sulfur cluster assembly scaffold protein, which produces MYSETAIEHSMNPRNLGDMEDADGFARVTGTCGDTMEIWIRAKNGSVVDATFMTDGCGTSIASGSMVTEMVKGKSISEARKISQQDVLSALGGLPEESQHCALLAADTLKEAIRDYLAMKKDPWKRGYRKH; this is translated from the coding sequence ATATATTCTGAGACAGCTATTGAGCATTCCATGAACCCAAGAAACTTAGGCGATATGGAGGATGCCGATGGCTTTGCCAGGGTGACTGGCACCTGTGGTGATACCATGGAGATATGGATCAGGGCAAAGAACGGCAGTGTTGTCGATGCCACCTTTATGACTGACGGCTGTGGAACCAGCATTGCCTCAGGCAGCATGGTCACCGAGATGGTAAAGGGAAAAAGTATCAGCGAGGCTCGAAAGATTAGTCAGCAGGATGTTTTGAGTGCCTTAGGCGGACTGCCAGAGGAGAGCCAACACTGTGCCCTTCTGGCAGCAGATACGCTGAAAGAGGCGATAAGAGATTACCTGGCAATGAAAAAAGACCCCTGGAAAAGGGGTTACCGCAAACATTAG
- a CDS encoding DUF5320 domain-containing protein, with translation MWPWYGYWNPWRGGWPGYWGATPYAWPWGPMPKEQEIAMLEDQARMLESELESIRKRLEELKK, from the coding sequence ATGTGGCCGTGGTATGGATACTGGAATCCTTGGAGAGGGGGGTGGCCTGGATACTGGGGGGCAACACCTTATGCCTGGCCGTGGGGGCCTATGCCCAAGGAGCAGGAGATAGCCATGCTGGAAGACCAGGCCCGGATGCTTGAAAGTGAACTGGAAAGCATCAGAAAGAGGCTGGAAGAGCTTAAGAAATAA
- a CDS encoding DUF5320 domain-containing protein, with the protein MPWGDGTGPAGFGPMTGRAAGYCAGYPVPGYANPYVPRWGGRGRGWWGRGFRGRGRGFWGWGRGFRWGYSPYGYAPYYGYTPYGYPPY; encoded by the coding sequence ATGCCTTGGGGAGATGGAACAGGTCCAGCCGGTTTTGGTCCAATGACCGGCCGAGCCGCAGGTTACTGTGCCGGATACCCAGTTCCTGGCTATGCCAATCCCTATGTCCCCAGATGGGGAGGTAGAGGAAGGGGCTGGTGGGGCCGCGGATTCCGGGGTCGAGGCCGGGGATTCTGGGGTTGGGGGCGTGGATTCCGTTGGGGGTATTCCCCTTATGGATATGCCCCCTACTATGGCTATACACCCTATGGCTATCCACCCTATTAA
- the trxB gene encoding thioredoxin-disulfide reductase translates to MEDYEVIIIGGGPAGLTAGLYTSRAHLRTILLEAMVPSGQAFNSENIENYPGFPDGISGQKLIDSFTKQATKFGLEIVQFTKVNKIVLQGEERIVIAGDKRFSASAIIIASGAQWNKLGVAGEDEFAGKGISYCATCDGAFFKDQEVAVVGGGDTAVEDAIYLTRIAHKVFIIHRRDTLRAQKVLQSRALENPKIEFVWNTVVREIKGGGTLKTLVLEDVHTSSRKELAVDGLFIAIGQRPNTGFVRGVVELDEKGCIITDDKCTTSVAGIFAAGDVRSKDLRQIATAVGDGAIAAFAAERYIENIRR, encoded by the coding sequence ATGGAAGATTATGAAGTGATCATTATTGGTGGTGGCCCAGCAGGGTTGACCGCGGGTCTGTATACCTCCAGGGCACATCTACGGACCATCCTTCTGGAGGCCATGGTTCCCAGTGGTCAAGCCTTTAACTCAGAGAACATAGAAAATTACCCTGGTTTCCCCGACGGCATCTCCGGACAGAAACTTATTGACAGTTTCACCAAACAGGCAACAAAATTTGGCCTCGAGATCGTTCAGTTCACCAAGGTGAATAAGATAGTGTTGCAGGGAGAGGAAAGGATTGTCATTGCAGGGGACAAAAGGTTCTCAGCTTCAGCCATTATCATTGCCAGCGGGGCCCAATGGAATAAATTGGGGGTGGCCGGCGAGGATGAGTTTGCCGGCAAAGGGATCTCCTATTGTGCCACCTGTGACGGCGCATTCTTTAAGGATCAAGAGGTGGCTGTGGTGGGTGGGGGTGACACGGCGGTGGAAGATGCCATCTACCTTACCAGAATCGCCCACAAGGTATTCATAATTCACCGTCGAGATACATTAAGGGCTCAAAAGGTCCTGCAGAGCAGGGCCCTAGAAAATCCTAAGATCGAATTTGTCTGGAACACGGTGGTCCGAGAGATTAAGGGAGGGGGGACCTTAAAGACGTTGGTCCTAGAAGATGTCCACACATCTAGTCGCAAGGAACTGGCTGTCGATGGGCTCTTTATCGCTATAGGCCAGAGGCCCAATACAGGATTTGTTCGTGGTGTGGTCGAACTGGACGAAAAAGGCTGCATCATCACCGATGACAAATGCACCACCTCTGTGGCCGGAATATTCGCTGCCGGAGATGTAAGAAGCAAGGACTTGAGACAGATCGCCACCGCTGTAGGGGACGGCGCCATCGCCGCCTTCGCGGCAGAGCGATATATAGAGAACATCAGGAGGTGA
- a CDS encoding DUF5320 family protein: MRIAISATGPTLDAEVDPRFGRCQYFIVVDPDTMEFEALENSNAMAAGGAGISTGQMIAGKGVEAVLTGNCGPNAYQVLSAAGIQVITGVSGKVHDAVQAYKPGQFQATSQPTVDAHYGMSYGGGGGMGGGMGKGMGMGRGMGRGMGRGMGMGGGTGAGMVPPVSPAPQPASPEQELEALKNQSQMLAQQLAEIQRHIEELEKKKK; the protein is encoded by the coding sequence ATGAGGATTGCTATTTCCGCTACAGGCCCGACCCTGGATGCTGAGGTAGATCCACGTTTTGGCCGATGTCAGTACTTCATTGTCGTTGACCCGGATACAATGGAGTTTGAAGCCCTGGAGAACTCTAACGCCATGGCTGCTGGTGGGGCAGGAATTTCCACCGGCCAGATGATTGCCGGTAAAGGGGTAGAGGCAGTGCTCACCGGCAACTGCGGCCCTAATGCCTACCAGGTGCTGTCGGCCGCTGGAATTCAGGTGATAACCGGAGTTTCGGGAAAGGTGCATGATGCTGTCCAAGCCTACAAACCTGGACAATTTCAAGCTACTTCACAACCTACTGTAGATGCTCACTACGGTATGAGCTATGGTGGAGGTGGTGGCATGGGTGGAGGCATGGGCAAAGGCATGGGCATGGGCAGAGGCATGGGCAGAGGCATGGGCAGAGGCATGGGCATGGGTGGAGGCACAGGGGCTGGAATGGTGCCACCGGTTAGTCCAGCACCACAGCCGGCGAGTCCGGAGCAGGAACTTGAAGCGCTTAAAAACCAATCACAGATGCTAGCGCAACAACTAGCTGAGATTCAACGTCACATCGAGGAGTTAGAAAAGAAAAAGAAGTAA
- a CDS encoding FAD-binding protein — translation MEKRVVDALIKIVGKDDVLTEKEDLASYAFDGTATWAHEPDVVVFPSSAQEISEVLKLANKERVPVTPRGAGTNVSGGSIPIKGGIVLCTTKMNKILDINKTNLTVTVEPGVVLQDLNMALAKQGLFYPPDPQSFLGCTMGGTVAENAGGPYCVKYGVTKQYLLGLEVVLANGYIMKLGGVTVKNRTGYELIMLFTGSEGTLGVITKMTLRLLPLPPANKTMMAVFDDMAVGGQAVSDILASGVIPAKIEFVDNFVIRRIEEMTPMGLPVEANALLLLQADGSSAAVEADSEQIVDILKKSGAKEVKVAKDANEAAMYWKMRSAGFAAVFGAAHTVLAEDVAVPRDKLAEFIRRLGEISEKSGFFIQFLGHAGDGNLHPSIFTDMRNKEEFARAQDTMAEIFRAAMELGGVLSGEHGIGLEKQRFLKEAMDPVAIDLMKGIKKLVDPNNILNPGKIWEEAEA, via the coding sequence ATTGAAAAAAGGGTTGTCGATGCGTTAATAAAGATAGTGGGAAAGGACGATGTCCTCACAGAGAAGGAAGACCTCGCCTCCTATGCTTTCGATGGGACGGCCACTTGGGCTCATGAGCCTGATGTGGTGGTTTTTCCCAGCTCGGCTCAGGAGATATCGGAGGTATTGAAGCTGGCCAACAAGGAGCGGGTCCCTGTTACCCCACGCGGGGCAGGCACCAATGTAAGCGGTGGCTCAATACCGATAAAGGGAGGGATTGTCCTGTGTACCACCAAGATGAATAAAATCCTGGACATAAATAAGACTAACCTGACAGTTACTGTCGAGCCTGGTGTAGTCCTCCAGGACCTAAACATGGCCTTGGCTAAACAGGGTCTGTTCTACCCTCCTGACCCGCAAAGCTTTCTTGGCTGCACTATGGGTGGTACTGTAGCTGAGAATGCTGGTGGTCCCTACTGTGTGAAGTATGGCGTGACTAAACAGTATCTTCTCGGGCTAGAGGTGGTTCTGGCCAATGGCTATATTATGAAGCTTGGTGGGGTGACGGTTAAGAATCGCACAGGCTATGAGCTGATAATGCTGTTCACCGGCTCTGAGGGAACCTTGGGGGTAATAACCAAAATGACCCTGAGATTGTTGCCTCTGCCGCCGGCAAATAAAACTATGATGGCTGTTTTTGATGATATGGCGGTGGGTGGTCAGGCAGTATCCGATATTCTGGCTAGTGGGGTGATACCAGCGAAAATTGAGTTTGTTGATAACTTTGTTATCAGGCGGATTGAGGAAATGACGCCTATGGGTCTGCCTGTAGAGGCGAATGCCCTGCTTCTGTTGCAGGCTGATGGCTCCTCGGCTGCCGTAGAGGCAGACTCTGAGCAGATTGTTGACATCTTGAAAAAGAGTGGAGCTAAAGAGGTCAAAGTAGCCAAGGATGCCAATGAAGCGGCTATGTACTGGAAGATGAGGAGTGCCGGCTTTGCCGCTGTTTTTGGTGCTGCTCACACGGTTCTGGCTGAGGATGTAGCTGTGCCCCGAGATAAGCTTGCTGAGTTCATACGAAGATTGGGTGAGATTTCTGAGAAATCCGGTTTCTTCATCCAATTCCTGGGTCATGCCGGGGATGGGAATCTCCATCCATCTATATTCACTGATATGAGGAATAAAGAGGAGTTTGCCAGAGCTCAAGATACCATGGCTGAGATATTTAGAGCGGCCATGGAGTTAGGTGGGGTGCTTTCTGGAGAGCATGGCATTGGCTTGGAGAAGCAGCGTTTTTTAAAGGAGGCTATGGACCCGGTGGCCATTGATCTGATGAAGGGCATCAAGAAGCTTGTAGATCCCAACAATATCCTCAACCCGGGCAAGATTTGGGAGGAAGCTGAGGCCTAA
- a CDS encoding NifB/NifX family molybdenum-iron cluster-binding protein: MAMRIAFASEDNQGLKGSLSAHFGRCPYYTLVDVDGDKVLDINVVTNPYFNSHVPGAVPEFIKSQGAQVIITGGMGPRAIGLFEQIGIEAVTTGAQGTLEDILLAYLRGEIKGAFGCEHHH; this comes from the coding sequence ATGGCAATGAGGATTGCCTTTGCCAGCGAGGACAACCAAGGATTAAAAGGTTCTTTGAGCGCCCACTTCGGCAGATGTCCCTATTATACCTTGGTGGACGTAGACGGGGACAAGGTGTTGGATATCAATGTGGTCACCAACCCATATTTCAACAGCCATGTCCCAGGTGCAGTGCCTGAGTTCATCAAGTCTCAGGGTGCCCAGGTGATTATCACCGGGGGGATGGGACCGCGGGCCATCGGGCTCTTTGAACAGATCGGCATTGAGGCGGTCACCACCGGGGCGCAGGGGACCCTTGAAGACATCCTCTTGGCCTACCTGCGGGGTGAGATCAAAGGGGCCTTTGGCTGCGAACATCACCATTAA
- a CDS encoding DUF5320 domain-containing protein, whose translation MPGFDGTGPRGLGPMTGWGRGFCVVPLSPTSPTYIGRSYPPYGVPFGARSSTAGAVPFAPQMTREQELDFLNNQAQALRGQLEQIETRIQQLESES comes from the coding sequence ATGCCAGGATTCGATGGTACCGGCCCTCGTGGGCTGGGTCCAATGACTGGTTGGGGTAGAGGATTTTGTGTTGTCCCATTATCACCCACTTCGCCGACATATATAGGAAGAAGCTATCCCCCATACGGCGTACCCTTTGGAGCGAGATCGAGTACTGCAGGTGCAGTTCCGTTTGCTCCTCAGATGACCCGTGAGCAGGAGCTTGATTTTCTGAACAACCAGGCCCAGGCCTTAAGAGGGCAACTGGAGCAGATAGAGACCAGGATTCAGCAACTGGAAAGTGAGTCTTAA
- a CDS encoding DUF5320 domain-containing protein → MPWGDGTGPAGFGPMTGRAAGYCAGYPVPGYANPYGFGWGRGWGRGRGWGRGWGWGYAPYGYTPYAAGYSPYGAGYSPYAAPWGQPPTKEQEAEFLKDQQEALQGQMEEINKRLQELSTEEKK, encoded by the coding sequence ATGCCTTGGGGAGATGGAACAGGTCCAGCTGGTTTTGGTCCAATGACCGGTAGGGCGGCAGGCTATTGCGCTGGCTACCCAGTTCCTGGCTATGCCAACCCTTATGGCTTTGGTTGGGGCAGAGGCTGGGGCAGAGGCAGAGGCTGGGGCAGAGGCTGGGGCTGGGGGTATGCACCGTATGGGTATACACCTTATGCCGCTGGCTATTCACCCTATGGGGCTGGGTATTCACCCTATGCTGCCCCATGGGGGCAGCCCCCTACCAAGGAACAGGAGGCTGAGTTCCTGAAGGATCAGCAGGAGGCCCTACAGGGGCAGATGGAGGAGATCAACAAGCGGCTCCAAGAGCTCTCAACTGAGGAGAAAAAGTAG
- a CDS encoding Mrp/NBP35 family ATP-binding protein: MSTQQHVDARSEEQRKAEEEERDKRLSQTLMKIRYTIMVMSGKGGVGKSTVAVNLAAVLAKEGHYVGMLDADIHGPDVPKMWGVDWRPLGGGDDGIRPVEVLTNVKLISMAFLLPNPDSPVVWRGPLKHVAIKQFLADVKWGELDYLIVDLPPGTGDEPLSVAHLIEGVDGSVIVTTPQDVALLDSRKAVNFSRMLKVPVIGIVENMSGLRCPKCGHLIPLFKIGGGEKAAKDLKVPFLGRIPIDPEVVQGSDSGTPHVVSYPDSEVTKAFEEIAEKCKVSVESHKEGKKGDKGG; the protein is encoded by the coding sequence ATGAGCACACAACAACACGTAGATGCGCGCAGCGAAGAACAAAGGAAGGCCGAAGAAGAGGAACGAGACAAACGACTAAGCCAGACGCTCATGAAAATTCGCTACACAATCATGGTAATGAGCGGTAAGGGCGGGGTGGGCAAAAGTACCGTGGCTGTCAACCTGGCAGCTGTCCTGGCCAAAGAGGGTCATTATGTAGGCATGCTCGATGCAGATATCCACGGTCCCGACGTCCCCAAGATGTGGGGGGTCGACTGGAGGCCCTTGGGGGGTGGGGATGATGGGATCCGACCTGTGGAGGTTCTAACAAATGTAAAGCTGATCTCCATGGCCTTCTTGCTCCCCAATCCCGATTCCCCGGTGGTGTGGCGAGGACCCCTTAAACACGTTGCCATCAAGCAGTTTTTGGCAGATGTAAAATGGGGTGAACTCGATTACTTAATCGTTGACTTGCCCCCTGGGACAGGTGATGAACCCTTGAGTGTGGCCCACCTGATTGAGGGGGTGGATGGATCTGTTATCGTCACCACCCCACAAGATGTGGCCCTCTTGGACTCCAGGAAGGCGGTAAACTTCAGCAGGATGTTGAAGGTCCCGGTCATCGGTATCGTGGAGAACATGAGCGGTCTTCGCTGCCCCAAGTGCGGTCATCTTATTCCCCTGTTCAAGATAGGAGGGGGGGAGAAGGCGGCCAAGGACCTGAAGGTCCCCTTCCTCGGTCGAATCCCCATCGACCCAGAGGTGGTACAGGGGTCGGACAGCGGCACACCTCATGTTGTTTCATATCCAGATTCTGAGGTGACAAAGGCCTTTGAAGAGATCGCTGAAAAGTGTAAGGTTTCCGTAGAATCTCACAAGGAGGGGAAAAAAGGAGATAAAGGAGGATAG
- a CDS encoding J domain-containing protein, with translation MTLKDYYQILGVSKDSTSDDIRKAFRQLALRYHPDHNPENSKDAEEKFKEINEAYEVLGDDQKKREYDHLISWPSYRQKTVVVEDIFEDTFTDSIDLNLIREILQTFAELDPSCRVFSRRRSWTCQRQRGWRCRGRWWQD, from the coding sequence ATGACCTTGAAAGATTACTATCAGATACTTGGTGTAAGTAAAGATTCCACTAGCGATGATATCAGGAAGGCCTTCCGACAGCTGGCCTTGCGCTATCACCCTGATCACAACCCCGAAAATTCGAAAGATGCTGAGGAAAAATTTAAAGAAATAAATGAGGCCTATGAAGTGCTCGGTGATGATCAAAAAAAGCGGGAGTACGACCACTTGATAAGCTGGCCAAGCTACAGGCAGAAAACAGTTGTGGTTGAAGACATCTTCGAGGATACCTTCACAGATAGCATAGACCTAAACTTGATAAGAGAAATACTGCAGACGTTCGCTGAGCTAGATCCCAGTTGCAGGGTCTTTAGCCGCCGGCGGTCATGGACTTGCCAACGTCAGCGGGGATGGCGGTGTCGCGGACGATGGTGGCAAGACTAA
- a CDS encoding DUF5320 domain-containing protein, whose protein sequence is MGRGFRGGMGFGFRGNSPPWPYVGIGRGGLPRCGYFLSGAAGAPAAWPYQQAPYPASQGFGVGQGSYPPYAAASPTFGNTPFAPQVTPEQELDFLKNQAEAIKGQLEQIEARMRELEGEE, encoded by the coding sequence ATGGGACGCGGTTTTAGGGGAGGTATGGGGTTTGGCTTCCGTGGCAACTCTCCTCCCTGGCCTTACGTGGGTATAGGTAGAGGAGGATTGCCAAGATGCGGCTACTTCCTCAGTGGTGCTGCTGGTGCACCAGCAGCATGGCCGTACCAACAAGCTCCCTATCCAGCTAGCCAGGGATTTGGTGTCGGGCAGGGCTCATATCCTCCCTATGCAGCAGCGTCACCCACTTTTGGTAACACTCCCTTCGCCCCGCAGGTAACCCCGGAGCAGGAGCTTGATTTTCTAAAGAACCAAGCGGAGGCAATAAAGGGACAGCTGGAGCAGATTGAGGCCAGGATGCGCGAGCTGGAGGGTGAAGAGTAA
- a CDS encoding AMP-binding protein yields MTVSKWMHAGTILKMNAINYPDKLGCQDKNKSFTFKEWNERACRLSDALTKIGVGYQDRFAILAYNRVEWLDIYASCAKGGQIMVPIMFRLAPPDFEYIINHSESKAFIVEEPFVEAVNSIRDKLPIPKENYIYMGEGKTPDGYVNYEDFLAGGSPEEPDIVVDGEDTWTFMYTSGTTGRPKGVVRTHESYVAQYMLNNINTGVRPTDKVMLVMPMCHVNSIFYSFPYTLVSAPVMVYNMVSFDPEDMLRTMSEYQITFTSLVPTHYIMMLALPDEVKNKYDVSCIRQLLISSAPARKDLKLAIMDHFKNAELWEAYGSTEAGLVTLLRPEDQFKKLGSIGKEVFGTDRIKILDEEGNPVPEGEVGELYSRTPQVFKEYWKDPEKTKEVFQGEWFTAGDMCKRDEEGYYYLVDRKANMIITGGENVFPSEVENVVGAHQAVKDVAVIGVPDAKWGEAIKAVVVLHDKYEPSDELAKEIMDFCRGKIAGYKRPKTVDFIKDEEMPRTGTGKILHRILREQYGKWSDEQ; encoded by the coding sequence ATGACGGTAAGTAAATGGATGCACGCTGGGACTATTTTGAAGATGAATGCTATCAATTATCCCGACAAACTCGGATGTCAGGATAAAAATAAGAGCTTCACCTTCAAGGAATGGAACGAGAGGGCCTGTAGGTTGTCTGATGCCCTGACAAAGATCGGAGTTGGGTATCAGGATCGCTTTGCAATCCTGGCCTATAACCGCGTAGAGTGGTTGGACATCTATGCATCCTGCGCCAAAGGTGGGCAGATAATGGTCCCCATTATGTTCCGTCTCGCACCTCCTGATTTCGAGTACATCATTAATCACTCCGAGAGCAAGGCATTCATCGTGGAGGAACCTTTTGTTGAGGCGGTCAACAGCATCCGTGATAAGCTCCCCATTCCCAAAGAGAACTACATCTATATGGGTGAAGGGAAGACCCCGGATGGCTACGTCAACTACGAGGATTTTTTGGCAGGTGGTTCTCCAGAGGAGCCCGATATAGTGGTGGATGGGGAGGATACCTGGACCTTTATGTATACCTCCGGGACCACGGGCAGACCCAAAGGGGTGGTCAGGACCCATGAGAGCTACGTCGCCCAATATATGCTTAACAACATCAACACAGGGGTCAGGCCAACGGATAAGGTGATGCTGGTAATGCCTATGTGCCACGTCAATTCCATCTTCTATTCCTTCCCCTATACCCTTGTGAGTGCACCGGTGATGGTCTATAATATGGTCAGTTTTGATCCAGAGGATATGTTGAGGACCATGTCCGAGTATCAGATCACCTTTACCTCCCTGGTGCCCACCCACTACATCATGATGTTGGCCTTGCCTGATGAGGTGAAGAACAAGTATGATGTAAGCTGCATCAGGCAGTTGTTGATCTCCTCGGCACCGGCCAGGAAAGACCTCAAATTGGCCATCATGGACCACTTCAAGAACGCAGAGCTCTGGGAGGCCTATGGATCGACAGAGGCAGGATTGGTAACGCTGTTGCGTCCAGAGGATCAATTTAAGAAACTGGGTTCCATAGGAAAAGAGGTCTTTGGCACAGATCGGATAAAGATTCTGGACGAAGAGGGCAATCCAGTACCGGAGGGAGAGGTTGGTGAGCTCTATTCCAGGACGCCACAGGTCTTCAAGGAATACTGGAAAGATCCTGAGAAGACCAAGGAGGTCTTCCAGGGAGAGTGGTTTACTGCTGGTGATATGTGCAAAAGAGACGAGGAGGGATATTACTATTTAGTAGATAGAAAGGCGAACATGATCATCACTGGTGGGGAGAACGTGTTTCCCTCTGAGGTGGAGAACGTAGTGGGCGCCCATCAAGCTGTCAAGGATGTAGCGGTCATTGGTGTGCCTGACGCAAAATGGGGTGAAGCGATCAAGGCAGTGGTGGTCCTTCACGACAAGTATGAGCCGAGTGATGAGTTGGCAAAGGAGATTATGGATTTCTGCAGGGGGAAGATCGCCGGCTATAAGCGACCTAAGACTGTGGACTTTATCAAAGATGAGGAGATGCCCCGCACCGGTACCGGCAAGATCCTACACCGGATTCTGCGCGAGCAGTATGGGAAGTGGAGTGATGAGCAGTAG
- a CDS encoding sigma 54-interacting transcriptional regulator: protein MEEKENYINIILDSIPDGVLTVDNEWRITSFNKSAERITGFSKQEAIGQYCYEIFRTNVCMDSCALRETMQTGQNIVNKEINILDKSNQEIPVSISTAVLQNEKGEIIGGVETFRDLSLIKEMDKEIHEKYSFHDIISKHPSIVNIFRILPDIARSEATVLIQGESGTGKELFAQAIHNLSLRSEGPLVKVNCGALPETLLESELFGYLKGAFTDAKRDKPGRFKLAEEGTIFLDEIGDIPPGIQAKLLRVLESKEYEPLGGTSTIKADVRVVAATNKDLQRLVRLGQFREDLYYRLNVVKIELPSLKERRTDIPLLTEHFIKKFNKKTGKEIHGVSDEVMNVLMNYSYPGNIRELENIIEHAFILCKGSQIQWEHLPSYLRDQKVPVAKKRSIKEMEEEHILHALQKCGGNMTKTARELGIHRTTLWRKLRNMSAD, encoded by the coding sequence ATGGAGGAAAAAGAAAACTATATCAATATCATCCTCGACAGCATCCCTGATGGTGTCTTGACCGTGGACAACGAGTGGCGAATAACCTCCTTTAACAAATCGGCGGAGAGGATAACCGGTTTCTCAAAGCAAGAGGCCATCGGCCAATATTGCTATGAAATATTTCGAACTAATGTCTGCATGGACAGTTGCGCCCTGCGGGAGACGATGCAGACAGGGCAGAACATCGTCAATAAAGAAATCAACATCCTCGACAAATCAAACCAAGAGATACCGGTCAGCATCAGTACGGCCGTCCTCCAGAACGAAAAGGGTGAGATCATCGGAGGAGTGGAGACCTTCCGCGACCTGTCTTTGATCAAGGAAATGGACAAAGAGATCCACGAAAAGTACTCCTTTCACGACATCATCAGCAAACATCCCTCCATCGTGAACATATTTCGCATCCTCCCCGATATTGCACGCAGCGAGGCCACCGTCCTCATCCAGGGGGAAAGCGGTACGGGCAAGGAGCTCTTCGCCCAGGCCATCCACAACCTCAGCCTCAGGAGCGAGGGCCCACTGGTGAAGGTGAACTGTGGTGCCCTCCCTGAGACCCTTTTAGAATCAGAGCTCTTTGGCTATCTAAAGGGGGCCTTTACAGATGCCAAGCGCGACAAACCGGGCAGGTTTAAGCTGGCCGAGGAAGGGACCATCTTTCTGGATGAGATCGGTGATATCCCTCCTGGGATCCAGGCGAAACTCCTGCGGGTACTGGAAAGCAAAGAATACGAACCCCTGGGAGGGACCTCAACCATAAAGGCAGACGTCCGGGTAGTGGCCGCCACCAATAAGGACCTCCAAAGACTGGTCAGGCTGGGGCAGTTTAGAGAGGATCTTTACTATAGGCTCAATGTGGTTAAAATAGAGCTGCCCAGCCTGAAGGAGCGCAGAACGGATATCCCCCTCCTCACCGAACATTTCATCAAAAAGTTTAACAAGAAGACCGGAAAGGAGATCCACGGCGTCTCTGATGAGGTCATGAACGTCCTCATGAATTATTCCTATCCAGGCAACATCAGGGAGTTGGAGAATATCATTGAACATGCCTTTATCCTCTGTAAGGGGTCTCAGATCCAATGGGAACACCTACCCAGCTATCTGCGGGACCAAAAGGTCCCAGTGGCGAAAAAGAGGTCCATTAAGGAAATGGAAGAGGAGCACATCCTCCATGCCCTACAAAAATGCGGTGGCAACATGACCAAGACCGCCAGGGAATTGGGGATACATCGGACCACTTTGTGGCGCAAGCTGAGGAATATGAGCGCTGATTAG
- a CDS encoding LysR family transcriptional regulator: MNPKKLEVFYLTAKYGSCSRAADKLLVTQPAVSMQIRELEKFYHVRLFARVGNRLQLTDAGRTLYSYAEKIFELAAEAEDHLLDLGKVKKGVLRVGTTRTYAKYVLPPFVSTFQKGNPQVKMVIGEGSSIQMTESVVKMENELALVADTRYGKSLPSIPFHKEEVFLVVSNKHKWFDKRDEVDIEELKKERIILREEGSATRYAIFKLFKKYHFDPDIFLEGGSFDFIKEIVKEGKGVSFFVLLSIRDEIEKGVFRPLRLSSGKISLDVRVFFLEKESLSPPAKEFLQILKEGAI, translated from the coding sequence TTGAACCCCAAAAAGTTAGAGGTATTCTATCTCACCGCTAAATATGGGAGTTGCTCCCGTGCAGCCGACAAGCTATTGGTCACCCAGCCAGCGGTTAGCATGCAGATCAGAGAGCTGGAGAAATTTTACCACGTCAGACTCTTCGCAAGGGTGGGGAACCGACTACAACTGACAGATGCAGGAAGGACCCTTTATTCGTATGCCGAGAAGATATTTGAGCTGGCTGCCGAAGCGGAGGATCATCTCTTAGATCTGGGGAAGGTGAAAAAGGGGGTTTTGAGGGTTGGAACCACAAGGACCTATGCGAAATATGTCCTGCCCCCCTTTGTGTCCACTTTCCAAAAGGGAAATCCCCAAGTCAAAATGGTGATTGGGGAGGGGAGCTCCATCCAAATGACCGAGAGCGTGGTCAAGATGGAAAATGAGTTGGCCCTGGTGGCCGATACGAGATACGGGAAAAGTTTGCCATCGATCCCCTTTCACAAGGAGGAGGTCTTCCTGGTAGTCTCCAACAAACATAAGTGGTTTGATAAGAGAGACGAGGTAGATATCGAAGAGTTGAAAAAGGAGCGTATCATCCTGAGGGAAGAAGGCTCGGCCACAAGATACGCCATCTTTAAGCTATTCAAAAAATATCATTTTGACCCAGATATATTTTTGGAAGGAGGTAGTTTCGATTTTATCAAAGAAATAGTAAAGGAAGGGAAGGGAGTCTCTTTCTTCGTTCTCTTATCTATAAGAGACGAGATCGAAAAAGGGGTCTTTAGACCCTTGCGCCTCTCCTCAGGAAAGATATCTTTGGATGTTCGGGTCTTTTTTCTGGAAAAAGAATCGCTTTCTCCCCCGGCCAAAGAATTCCTTCAAATACTTAAAGAGGGAGCAATATAA